In the Halorubrum ruber genome, ATGGAAACGACGTATCGGCACCTGTCAGACGAAGACGCCGTCGAACACGCTGCGGCGAAGTTCGAAGGTCGGGAACCGGAGACGGATAGCCCGCTGACGCCGGAAAAATGCCCCACCTGCGGGGAAATAATGGATCCCAACGCGAAGGCGTGTTCTGCCTGTGGAACCGTCTTTACCCCGGACGCGAAGTCTGTCGAAGACAAAATCGACGCCGATGTGAAGCAGTCCTACGCGGAGACAGATCCCGACGACAGCGATCAACAGGGGAAGATTTCACAGCTAGATAATCTGCTGGAAGACCCTGAAGTGAAGCAGGCGCTATTAGAGAAAATCGGGGACGAATAGCGGCCACCCGGGCTACTGTTCTCCGGGCGCGTCGGGCAAATCGACGTCAACATATAGTGTCGACGCCGCCGACCGAAGCGTATCAATAATCTCTCCGACGTGATCCGCCCTCCGACCCGGATCGCCGCCCTGATCGTAGCTTTCCATAGCGAAATGAATCTCCGTGACGTCGAACTGCGCGTGTCGATACCAGTACCAGCAGACCGCTTCACGGAAGTTTAGACCCCGATCCATTAAATCAGCTAGAAGCGACCCCTTCACGGCCGGATCGACACCTCGATTCACCTTCTCGATAACGTCAGACAAGGTCGGGTCGCCGGGGTCATCGACGTGATCCGGTCGCGTCTGTGCGATAGCACGACTGGCGTCGTTCAATACCTCCCGCGCTGACTTGCCAGCATAGGTCCGTCGACCCCATACCTTCGGGTCCATGTCCCCCGACTGCCGTCTCTCCGATAGGTCGGAGGAAAGAGACAGGTCACTTGACATTCATCGGAACATCGGCCACCAGCCGCAAAGACGTTCCCCCGCGACGTGACAACCGGACAAGGTCAAAAGTGAAAATAGGTGTTACAGACCTTCGAAGGCCTGTTTTCGGACCCCCACCCGCCAGCGCGTCACGGGGACTCTTGTACTAACTCCTCCACCGCCTACACGCAGTAGAAAGATGCCTGAAGACCAAAGCGAACCTCTGAACCGATCCGTGAAAGTTTCCCCGTCGACGCACACCGCGCTGAAGCGTGCCCGACGCGGCGACATGACGATGAACGACGTCATCCGTGACGCTCTCCGGGAATACGAACCGTACAACCCAGATCCCGCCGCCGCGCTGACGGAGGGGATGTGACCATGTCGGCCGACGACCTCCAAGAGCAGGCCGCACAGAAACTCCTGAGCGGCCGTGACCGGATCAAAGCGAAGGCCCACGGGCTGACGCCCGTTCAAGCCGCCCGGAGACACTACGGCGACAACGCGCTGGAGGCGGTCGAAGTCGCCCTGAAAGACGACCGCGTCGCCGTGACCGACGACCTACTGGCTTCTGTCCGCGAAGACGCCACCGCCGCCACAGCTGACGTCGACGCCGATCGTGACTCGGACGGGTCCGGGAACTCCTCCGCGGAAATTCTGAACGCGGCTGACTACGTGACCCGGCGGAAGAAGCGCCGGGAGCGTATCGAAGCCAGCCGGAACTCACAGTCGGACAGCGTGACCGACCCTAACGACATCGCCCTCGCGGCGATGGACGGTGACGACCGTGTCGAAGCGAACAAGCGCGGGCAGGATCCCGCGGAATACGTCCAGTCGGAATACGGCTTGGACCCCGCCGGCTTCGACGGCGGGGACACGCTGAACGCCGCCATCATGGACCAGCAGTCCGGCGGTCAGAACGACGACGTCAACGACGACACTCCATGACCGATCATGGACACGCCGACGCGGACGCGGCCGCTGACGACGCCGACGCCGCGTCCGTGTCCATCTGCGGGTCAACGGAAACGACGACGGGACGGCCCTGTCAGCGCCCTGTGAGCGACGACGACGACCGCTGTTTCCTTCATGACGACGACGGACCGCCCGCCGACCACGGCGCTCCCGAAGGGAACACGAACAGCCTGCGAAACGACGGCGGCGCTCCCCCTGCGAACGGGAACGCTGAACGGCACGGCCTATACGCCGACCGATCGAAATACTACCAGCGCCTGAACGACGACGAACAGGCATGGGTAGACGGGTTAGTCGACAGGTGGGTATCCGAAGCACCGTTCAGCCGTGAGAACATCGGCTGTCTGGAGCTACTTCGAAAGACCGCCATAGACGAACACAAGCGCCGACAGGCGAACGACTATATCGCCCGCGAAGGCGTGGTCACGGAGAACGTGGTCGGTTACGACGACGACGGCGATCCCGTGGTCAAGAAGGAGGAGAACCCCGCGAATCTCCCGTATTCGCGGATGGCGAAGGACACGATCCGGACGCTGAAAGAACTGAACGTGCTGGAAAGCCCCGACTCCCGGCTCGCGGAGAACGTCGGATCGTGGGGCGAAGCCGCCCGCAACGTGGCGAAGGACCGGGGCCGGAATCAGTCGGAGAACACGAACGACATCGATCCGGCCGACCGGCGGGGTGACACGGACCGATGACCGTCCTGATTCAGCGACTCGACCCCGACACGAACAACCTGAAACCTATCGCTCGCATCGACAGCGGGCGAATCACGCACGGCGCGGACGTCATCGACGATCTGCTGGTCAGCGGACAGGTCCCTACGGAAGCCGAACTGCTGGACCGCTTCCGCGGCCCTACCCTGTTCGCTTCGAAAATCGACCCCAGCGACGACATCACACCATGACCGACGACAAGCCTACCGGCGACTGTACCGACCGCCGTGAACCCACTCGTTTCACAGACGTCGACGGCGACCCCGTGGTCAACGAAACAACACAAAATCTCACCGACCTGCTGGCGTTCCTTCGGGCTGACGCCCTGAACGTGTACGACGCCTTAGACGCCGACGAACGCGAACGGATCGACCGCTGGCGAAGGGAATACCGCCGGGACGTATCACCCGACGTCTCCCCAGACATCAACACAGATCGCCTGCTGAAGCGCGTCGCGGTCGATCAGTACCGTGTGGGACGTGCGACCGACGCCATCGTTCGACGCGGTCTATTTGGCGACGGCGATCACGCTGATGCGCTCGGGGACGTCGTTCGTGAAAAGCTCCGGTTATCCAGCCGCCGGCGCACCCGTCTCCGGCGGTTGGGGGTGTATCCGGTCGACGGAGGTGGTTCTGAGAAAGCGTGACCCCGGGAGACGGTCGACCAAATCGCCGGACGCTCCAACCGCCCGGCGTGGTCGTACAGCCTTCGAATATCAACTTGGCGGGGCGCGGCTTCGGGCGTCCGTCATCGCCCGAACGCGCTTCATGCGATACAACGACGCTAACGACAATAAGTCCCAGCATAGCGGGACTGAACAGACGCAAAGAACGAAGAACAGGGAGACAGATAATCACGGAGGAACGGGTGTTCAACGGCTTCAGGACCACCGTGACGACATTCAGGACCTCGCGGATAGCGGCCTCCCGTGTGCGTGGGTGGCCGACGCTCTGCTGGACATCGCGGACGACGTCGACGGTGACACGGGTGACGACGTCCACCCGACCCGCCGGAATGGGGGCGATTCCGAATGAACCGGCGAACAGATTTTTTTTGCGAGAAATCGCTTCGACGGCGTTGGCCCCGGACAAGACAACGTCACGGTTCACGGAAAACCACGGGAACGCAACGGGAAAGCCGCTGGGTCAGGATGGCCGACCGACACGGCCACCCTGCTTACTCTCTCTCTGCCTGCTTCCAAATTGGGGTGGATGGTGGTGGTGAAGGACCGTCGTCACCCCCAGTCTGGAAGCGCGGTCGTTCACGGAGGTGGTCGGCGTGGTAGACCGCGTGAAGGTAGGCTGGCGCGTCCCGTCGGACGAATGGGACGCGTTCATCGACTACGTCTACACCGAACACGGCGAAACCAGCGGCTACGTCGGTCGTGAAGTCGAACTCGCCATGCGGGAGTGGATCGACGCGGACGCGTTCGCGCCGATCGAAGCTCTGGCCGACCGCTTGGTAAGAGCGGCGGGACGGACGCCGGCGAACCTCTCACAGAAAAAATCCGCCGTCGATCCACCGACCAGGAACGACACGACGACGGTCCAGTGTCGGGTCGATCCCGACGTGAAAGAGCGGTTCGCACATTACGCGAAAACGGAGACAGACGACCGAACAGGAACGGTCCTGGCCCGGGCGCTCCGTGAACGACGCGACGGCGGCCGCGCCCGTCGGGTTCGGGAGAAGCTGGAACGCGTGGCCGACGACGCGGAAGACTTGCTGGCGGAACTGAACCCCGACGAAGACGGTCTGGGTGTCCGGGAACGGCGGACGGTCGCTATCTGTAATCGGCTGGGGGAACAGTTCAGCCGCGACGACCTGGAAGACGCCATCGGAGCTGTGGCGGGTAGTTCAGACCCGACGGTTCAGGACTACACGGACCGGGTACTGGAACGCCGGGGGTGTGTCCCCCACCCGAATAACTCGGACCTGTTCGTCCCCGAATCGACCGCGCAGGAGATCGCCTGCGACAACGACATCCCGGGGCCAGACGCGCCAGCGCACGACCGGCGATCCTACGGGAGCCTGTCCCGGGAAGAAAAGGTCCGCGGCCTCTGCGTCGAACTAGCCCGGCAGGCGCTGTCTAACAACGGGCGGTCCCAAGCCGACGCGGCCACGGTCCGACAAGACATCTTCGACGGCCAGCCGTCGGAAGGCCACACTCGGGACCTGATGGATCTGGCCGCGGACGCCGACGGGTTCACGACGACGTCCCGACACGGAGCGGAACGGCTTCGGGTGGATCTTCGACGGGCCACTGATGACCTGCTGGCGACCGCGAAGGCCGCCCGCGACGACGACGGGGCCGACGTCCCGGCCAGCGGGCGCGACCGTCACGACGGCCAGCAGGACGGCGCGGACGGCGGTGAGTCGGACGCGTCCTCCGGGGTTCAGCCCGGCAGTTCCAGGGATGTCGACACGGAAATGGATGCGCTGATGAACGCCACGCCGGTTGCGGATGGTGGGGTTGAGGGAGGGGTCGACTCATGACTCGGGCCACGGGCTTGGGGACGTCAGTCGTCCATCGGTGCGAACTGTCGCACCCGATGTTCGACGCACCCGTGATCCACGTCGTACTGCCGTCGCGCCGGCCCTGTTCAACGTCGATTTCCGATATTCGGGATGCCGGGTTTGAAGTCCTGATCACAGGCGTACTTCCGAAGGAAATCGCCGGGTGCGACGCTGACGGATACGGTGACTACCAGCACCTCTTGATTAGACCAAGCAGCTAGATGGTTCGTCGATAGCTCCGAATAGTTTCCTCCACCCATCTACGGACACTAGACTTTTGTGTCATGAAAAGTAAATTATAATTCACATCATGAGCGAAATTTCGGATGCTCGACTTGGAGAGTTAGAAGCATTAGCATCGAAAAGTGTCATATTGGGGGCAATTATTGGCCTATTGCTCGGACCGTTGGGGTACGTTTATGTAGGTCAGTGGCGCTGGGCTACGATAAACTTCTTTACATTAAACTACCTAATATTAGGCATAGTAATTGTGCCAACCCATGTGGTTGCTATGATATTAGAAGCTCGAACCAAAGTTCGGCGGGTCAAATCGTCGAACGATACTGACACAGAATCCGAATCGGAATCGGATATCTGGCGACGTCTAGGGGCTTGGTATCAGAGCCGGCGTGAGGGATAAACGCTCTAAAGACCGCAACTAGCTGCGATCAAAGGGGTGCGGGTCAGATTCGACGTCGATTGGGTCACGGACGCTGGCATCGGCTAGGCCGTTGGGGGCGAACCACCCGATCACCGCCCCACCGGGGTAGTGGTCGACGTCGTGATCGGTCAATAGGCCGGACAGGACGCTGTCGACGTCGTCGGGGAGGTCGCCGGGGTCGCCTGTGATCGACACGTCGCTCCCGTCGGTGTTGGCGGCTTCGATGAATCCACGCTGTCGCGGATCATCGGACATTTCGAAGACCATAGTAGGAGGTAGGGTCTTGCCCTTTTAAGTTCTATTCACCAGACATAAGTCAGGGTGGGACGGTGTACTGGAGTCAACATGAGAACAGTCACGACTGCTTGGCGATCTCTGCCTGTATAATGTGGTAGGAGTTGTGAATAATTACAAAAAGACCGGCTACAGTCGCCACTAATGGGGTCGTTATGAGAGTGACAGCAACCATCTCAAATTGTAATCCGAGGCCGGTCTGTAGTATTATCAAATAGCCCAGTAATGGTACGGCAAAAAACACTAACCGGGTTCCGATAGCACAAATCGCTGAGGGGTTTCGACCGCAAATTTGTCGGGTTGCTAAACCGCCCTCTGTCAGATTCTCGTACCGTTGAATTAGTGACGTAGTCACCGAATCACCGACGACAAAGAGTAGAAAAGCACAGATCCAAAGAGGAGTTTGTATAGATCCAACTGGAAGTATGAAAAAGAGAATTATAGTAGGTACACCAAGTCCGATGAGGCTCTTCAGAAAATAGTTATTCATCGTCGGTTCGACATTAGAATCTCAAAGAACTTCAGTCGTCGGCGGGGACTGCTTCACCGCTTTCGTCGTTTTCGGCCCCCTCAGCCTCTCTTGTCTCGGATTCTTTTTTCGCTTTGATCTTCTTCATGCGGAAGATCTCCTCGCGCTCCTGCTCTTCGAGCTTCTGCTCGATGTACTCCTGGTTCTCGTACAGGCCCGGGAGCAGCGTGAACTCCAAGGCGTTCACGCGGCGCTTCGTGGTCTCGATCTCCGTGAGCATCTTCTTCATCGCCGTCTCGACCTCGGCGGCGAGGATGATCTTCTCTAAGAGCTCCTCGTAGGCGTCGGCCGCCTCGTCGATGCGGGCCGAGGAGCCGAGCAGGCCGTAGCCGCGCTCGTCGAGGCTCTTCCGCACCTTCGAGGACTCGATCTGCGGGACCACGACGCCCATGATGTTCTTCGACTGGGTCGTGATCTCGGGGTGTTCCTTCAGCGCCGCGGCCGCGCCGCGGACGGCGACGTCGCCCTCCATCGCCCGGGCCATGTCGATCTTGCGCTGGGCCGTCTCGTAGTTCTCGGAGACCTCCGACCGGACGTCCTGCGCCTGGTCGAGGATGTCCATGAACTCCATGATGAGCCCGTCGCGCTTCTGTTCGAGCGTGTCGTGACCGCGCTCGGAGAGCTCGATGCGGTCCTCGATCGCCATCAGGTTCTTCCGCGTCGGTTTGACGTCCTTGGCCATCTTGGGGGAAGGTTCCGCTCCGAGGCGGATAATTCTTTTCAGATGCGTCGGTTCGGCGGGTCGACGACGACCGCGAGACGCGTGTCTGGGCGAGGCGTCACGGGCGGCAAAAAGTGAGTCGCGGCGTCAGTCGGCCGCTTCGAGCACTTCGCGCTCGGAGTCGTCCTCGCGGTAGTGCTCCTCGATGAACTCCTCGTCGATCCGGTTGAGGGCGTCCTTCGGCAGCATCGAGAGGAGGTCCCAGCCGATCGAGAGCGTCTCGTCGATGTCGCGGTTCGTCTCGAAGCCCTGGTCGATGAACTCGGACTCGAACGCGTCCGCGAAGTCGAGGTACTTGTTGTCTAGCTCAGAGAGCGCCTCCCGGCCGACGATGTTCACGAGGTCGCGGAGGTCCTCACCTTCCGCGTACGCCGCGAACATCTGGTCTTTCACGTCGGCGTGGTCGGCGCGGGTGAGCCCCTCGCCGATGCCGTCGTCCATCAGCCGCGACAGGCTGGGGAGGACGTTGATCGGCGGCTGGAGCCCCTGGCTGTTGAGGTCGGGGTCGACGTAGATCTGGCCCTCCGTGATGTACCCGGTCAGGTCCGGGATCGGGTGGGTGTCGTCGTCGCCCGGCATCGTGAGGATCGGAATCTGGGTGACCGACCCGTCGCGCCCCTTGATCCGGCCGGCGCGCTCGTACAGCTGCGCCAGGTCCGTGTACATGTACCCGGGGTACCCGCGTCGGCCGGGCACCTCCTCGCGGGCGGCCCCGATCTCGCGGAGCGCCTCGCAGTAGTTGGTCATGTCCGTCAGGATGACGAGGACGTGGTAGTCCTTCTCGAAGGCGAGGTACTCGGCGGTCGTCAGGACCATCCGCGGCGTGACCGTCCGCTCGACGGCGGGGTCGTCCGCGAGGTTCATGAAGACCACCGAGCGCTCCAGCGCACCGGTGCGCTCGAAGTCCTCCATGAACTCGTTGGCCTCCTCCTGGGTGATCCCCATCGCGCCGAAGATGACGGCGAACTCGGAGCCCTCCTCGTCGTCGCCGCCCTCCTCGTCGTCGCCGCTCTCCTCTTCTTCGGGCACGCTGGCCTGCCGCGCGATCTGCATCGCCAGCTCGCTGTGCGGCTGGCCGGAGCTGGAGAAGATCGGGAGCTTCTGGCCGCGGACGAGCGTGTTCATGCCGTCGATGGCGGAGACGCCCGTCTCGATGAACTCCTCGGGGTACTCCCGGGAGTACGGGTTGATCGCCGCGCCGACGATGTCCTGTCGCTCCTCGGGGACGATCTCCGGGCCGTCGTCGATCGGGCGGCCGGAGCCGTCCAGCACCCGCCCGAGGAGGTCCTCGGTGACGGGCATCTTCATCGTCTCGCCTAAGAACCGGACGGACGCGTCTCTGTCGATACCGGAGGTGCCCTCGAAGACCTGGATCGCGACCACGTCCTCCGAGGATTCGAGCACCTGTCCGCGCAGCGTCTCCCCCTGTGCCGTCTCGATCTCGACGATCTCGTCGTAGCCGATCGCCTCGTCGACCTCGGCGTACACGAGGGGGCCGCTGATCTCGGTGATGGTTTGATACTCTTTCATGGTCAGTAGAGGCTCCGGAGCTCCTCGGTGATCTCGGCTTTGAGATCCTCGACGTACTCCTCGTAGTCCTCTTGGACGCCGATGCGGTTAATCCGCGGGGCGGCTTCGGTGTCGACGATCTCCTCGACGGGGACGCCCGCGTCGAGGGCGTCGAACGCCTCGTCGTTGAACTTCTGGATCGTCGTCAGCATGAGGTACGTCTTCTCCGGCGGACAGAACGTGTCGACCGGGTGGAACGCGTTCTGCTGGAGGTACGCCTCGCGCAGGTAGCGAGCGACCTCCAGGGTGAGCTGCTGGTCGTCGGGCAGGGCGTCCTTCCCGACGAGCTGGACGATCTCCTGCAGCTCGGTCTCCTCGTCGAGCACGTCGACCGCCCACTGGCGCCGCTCGGCCCAGTCGTCGGCGACCTCGTCTTCGAACCACGGGTCCAGCTGGTCTTTGTACAGCGAGTACGACTCGTTCCAGTTGATCGACGGGAAGTGGCGGCGCTCCGCCAAGTCCGCGTCGAGCGCCCAGAACGTCTTCACGATCCGCAGCGTGTTCTGGGTGACCGGCTCGGAGAAGTCGCCGCCGGGCGGCGACACCG is a window encoding:
- a CDS encoding V-type ATP synthase subunit B; its protein translation is MKEYQTITEISGPLVYAEVDEAIGYDEIVEIETAQGETLRGQVLESSEDVVAIQVFEGTSGIDRDASVRFLGETMKMPVTEDLLGRVLDGSGRPIDDGPEIVPEERQDIVGAAINPYSREYPEEFIETGVSAIDGMNTLVRGQKLPIFSSSGQPHSELAMQIARQASVPEEEESGDDEEGGDDEEGSEFAVIFGAMGITQEEANEFMEDFERTGALERSVVFMNLADDPAVERTVTPRMVLTTAEYLAFEKDYHVLVILTDMTNYCEALREIGAAREEVPGRRGYPGYMYTDLAQLYERAGRIKGRDGSVTQIPILTMPGDDDTHPIPDLTGYITEGQIYVDPDLNSQGLQPPINVLPSLSRLMDDGIGEGLTRADHADVKDQMFAAYAEGEDLRDLVNIVGREALSELDNKYLDFADAFESEFIDQGFETNRDIDETLSIGWDLLSMLPKDALNRIDEEFIEEHYREDDSEREVLEAAD
- a CDS encoding V-type ATP synthase subunit D; the protein is MAKDVKPTRKNLMAIEDRIELSERGHDTLEQKRDGLIMEFMDILDQAQDVRSEVSENYETAQRKIDMARAMEGDVAVRGAAAALKEHPEITTQSKNIMGVVVPQIESSKVRKSLDERGYGLLGSSARIDEAADAYEELLEKIILAAEVETAMKKMLTEIETTKRRVNALEFTLLPGLYENQEYIEQKLEEQEREEIFRMKKIKAKKESETREAEGAENDESGEAVPADD